A portion of the Vicia villosa cultivar HV-30 ecotype Madison, WI unplaced genomic scaffold, Vvil1.0 ctg.000758F_1_1, whole genome shotgun sequence genome contains these proteins:
- the LOC131630988 gene encoding N6-mAMP deaminase-like has translation MEEWCESMPKVELHAHLNGSIRVSTLLELAKALNETQKDAINFPHMKHVIKKKALSLTEVFHMFDLIHNVITDHNIVTRITKEVIEDFAFDNVVYLELRTTPKRNDSIGMSKRSYVDAVIEGLKSVSSVDVDFIPKTDDTKSFMNDKCNGNSRKRIIVRLILSIDRRETTDAAMETVKLALEMRHFGVVGIDLSGNPETGDWTTYLPALKFAREQGLNVTLHCGEIENPKEIKNMIDFHPQRIGHACFFEEEHWKRMKSSKIPVEICLTSNIRTFSVASIDVHHFAYLYEEKHPLVLCTDDTCVFNTNLSKEYKYAADSFGLGKWDMFELSRNAVEHIFANNGVKNDLRKYFNSVSKNMEE, from the exons ATGGAGGAATGGTGTGAGTCAATGCCAAAGGTTGAACTGCATGCTCATCTCAATGGATCCATCAGAGTTTCTACACTCTT AGAACTTGCCAAAGCTTTGAATGAAACTCAAAAGGATGCTATAAATTTCCCTCACATGAAACATGTCATCAAGAAAA AGGCTCTTTCATTGACAGAAGTATTTCATATGTTTGATCTAATTCACAATGTTATTACTGATCATAACATTGTTACAAGAATCACAAAAGAG GTTATTGAGGATTTTGCATTTGATAATGTTGTTTATTTGGAGTTGAGGACTACTCCAAAG AGAAACGATTCGATTGGAATGAGCAAACGCTCGTACGTTGATGCTGTAATCGAAGGCCTAAAGTCAGTTAGTTCAGTTGATGTCGATTTCATTCCTAAGACGGATGATACTAAAAGTTTTATGAATGATAAGTGCAATGGGAATTCGAGAAAAAGAATCATTGTTAGGCTTATCTTGAGCATCGACCGCAGAGAAACAACGGATGCAGCTATGGAAACT GTTAAGTTAGCATTGGAAATGAGGCATTTCGGTGTAGTTGGAATTGATCTCTCTGGAAATCCGGAAACCGGTGATTG gacTACATATTTACCAGCACTGAAATTCGCGAGAGAACAAGGTCTTAATGTAACACTTCATTGCGGAGAG ATAGAAAATCCGAAGGAGATAAAAAACATGATTGACTTTCATCCTCAAAGGATTGGACATGCTTGTTTCTTCGAGGAGGAGCATTGGAAAAGGATGAAATCTTCTAAAATTCCG GTTGAAATTTGTTTGACATCAAACATAAGGACATTCTCTGTTGCATCTATAGATGTTCACCATTTTG CTTATTTGTACGAGGAAAAACATCCTTTAGTCCTATGTACTGATGACACATGTGTCTTCAATACAAATCTCTCCAAAGAATACAAATATGCTGCTGATTCATTTG GATTGGGAAAGTGGGATATGTTTGAACTATCAAGGAATGCTGTGGAGCATATATTTGCAAATAATGGAGTGAAgaatgatttgagaaaatattttaattcaGTGTCAAAGAATATGGAAGAGTGA
- the LOC131631002 gene encoding uncharacterized protein LOC131631002 yields the protein MKNHEARPTGTTPFPEVNVARHDHYRKNRGRGRAYTRGRGRGRNYAHGLGFDRGRNGNHKNTYFHPKWKNVEKNEKEGQSSKTNENICYRCGGKGHWSRTCRTPKHFVDLYQKSLKNKKERIETHFANEDDDPDYGNMDVTHLDIGDFFVDPDGKIDHLIGDGSVKK from the coding sequence ATGAAAAATCACGAGGCCCGTCCCACTGGTACAACTCCATTCCCAGAAGTGAATGTGGCAAGGCACGACCACTATAGGAAAAATCGTGGTCGCGGTCGTGCATACACACGTGGTCGTGGTCGTGGTCGTAATTATGCTCATGGTCTTGGTTTTGATCGTGGTCGCAATGGGAATCATAAAAACACATATTTTCACCCGAAGTGGAAAAAtgttgaaaagaatgaaaaagagggtcAGAGTagcaaaacaaatgaaaatatttGCTATCGTTGTGGAGGAAAAGGTCATTGGAGTCGCACTTGTCGTACTCCAAAACACTTTGTTGATCTTTATCAAAAATCactgaaaaataaaaaggaaaggatCGAGACTCACTTtgctaatgaagatgatgatccaGATTACGGTAATATGGATGTTACCCATTTAGATATTGGTGACTTCTTTGTTGATCCAGATggaaaaattgatcaccttattgGAGATGGAAGTGTCAAGAAATAA
- the LOC131630989 gene encoding probable serine/threonine-protein kinase PBL23 has protein sequence MMNCFSCCKSEVETPSYKKKRSKYVSKGRRTFKSLAAAMSLKTGSSRHRQITAEILKYGTAQNDVKVLTYEEVAEATNNFSSDSLIGEGGFGNVYKGYIKSIEQTVAVKKLNRDGDQGTREFFAEVLMLSMVKHPNLVRLVGYCVEDDQRILVYEHMANGSLENHLLDIGNDKEPLDWQTRMKIADGAARGLEYLHNSADPPIIFRDFKSSNILLDENFNAKLSDFGLAKIAPIDGEGQGLVSTRVMGTYGYCAPEYAATGQLSSKSDIYSFGVVFLEIISGRRVIDPARSAEEQNLIDWAQPLFKDRTKFTLMADPLLKGQFPVKGLFQALAVAAMCLQEEADTRPYMDDVITALTHLAVHKTEEKDIAGESLKIAGHVESFRAANSIGSERA, from the exons atgatgaattgtttttCATGCTGCAAGTCAGAGGTTGAAACACCTTCTTATAAGAAAAAACGTTCCAAATATGTTTCCAAAGGAAGGAGAACATTCAAATCATTAGCAGCGGCTATGTCACTCAAAACAG GTAGTAGCAGACATAGACAGATTACAGCGGAGATATTAAAATACGGAACAGCGCAAAATGATGTTAAAGTATTAACGTATGAAGAAGTGGCTGAGGCGACGAATAACTTCAGTTCGGATAGTCTTATCGGAGAAGGTGGATTCGGGAATGTTTATAAAGGATATATAAAGAGCATTGAACAG ACGGTAGCTGTGAAGAAATTGAATAGGGATGGGGATCAAGGAACAAGAGAATTTTTCGCCGAGGTTTTGATGTTGAGTATGGTGAAACATCCAAACCTTGTTAGGCTTGTTGGTTATTGTGTAGAAGATGATCAAAGGATTTTGGTTTATGAGCATATGGCTAATGGAAGCTTGGAGAATCACCTTCTAG ATATAGGTAATGATAAGGAACCATTGGATTGGCAAACAAGGATGAAAATTGCTGATGGAGCGGCAAGAGGACTTGAGTACCTGCATAATTCTGCAGATCCACCGATTATTTTCCGCGATTTTAAATCGTCTAATATACTATTAGATGAAAATTTCAATGCAAAGCTTTCTGATTTTGGTCTTGCTAAGATTGCTCCAATTGACGGTGAGGGTCAGGGTTTGGTCTCAACTCGGGTTATGGGGACTTACGGTTATTGCGCACCAGAGTATGCTGCTACTGGTCAATTATCCTCAAAATCAGATATTTATAGTTTCGGTGTTGTGTTTTTGGAAATTATCTCCGGTAGACGAGTTATCGACCCTGCAAGATCGGCAGAAGAACAAAACTTAATTGATTGG GCGCAACCTTTGTTTAAGGACAGAACAAAGTTCACCCTAATGGCGGATCCTTTGCTTAAAGGCCAGTTTCCGGTGAAGGGACTATTTCAAGCACTAGCAGTGGCTGCAATGTGTCTACAAGAAGAAGCTGACACGCGGCCTTACATGGACGATGTGATAACAGCTCTTACGCATTTAGCAGTACACAAGACCGAAGAAAAAGACATAGCTGGTGAATCTCTAAAAATTGCTGGTCATGTTGAATCTTTTAGAGCTGCAAATTCAATTGGATCCGAAAGGGCATAA
- the LOC131630990 gene encoding uncharacterized protein LOC131630990 — translation MPNNSFAQVQMAAPVAIGTRGTIGSLVRKEIEYFTKIEIDRRGTMQKPQQHFADMEMVSDRTIFMSKPSFWFSPMAWKRKKQRNTTSRFFRKICAVTEVNESNHFNRIPGHTYKILKNDFNNFHL, via the coding sequence ATGCCAAATAACTCATTCGCACAAGTCCAAATGGCTGCACCTGTTGCTATAGGCACAAGAGGCACTATAGGATCACTAGTAAGAAAGGAAATTGAATATTTCACGAAGATTGAGATAGATAGAAGAGGAACTATGCAGAAACCTCAGCAGCATTTCGCGGACATGGAAATGGTTTCTGATAGAACCATTTTCATGTCCAAGCCTAGTTTCTGGTTTTCGCCAATGGCATGGAAAAGGAAGAAGCAAAGAAACACAACAAGTAGATTCTTCAGGAAAATTTGTGCTGTTACAGAAGTAAATGAAAGTAATCACTTCAACAGAATTCCGGGTCACACCTACAAGATCCTCAAGAATGATTTCAACAACTTTCATCTCTAA